The following proteins are co-located in the Microbulbifer sp. VAAF005 genome:
- a CDS encoding DUF2170 family protein: MTWNNENLRQLAENHSGWVVESEGDCLSISNDEGVDAFVYVGEKQIVVESILFPVSQVDDVAALNEMVLQTHQLVPLTAIAIKNIGGENYYVAFGALSVSSKDEVVIEEVETLFSNVGDFLDLFADHFETEGVA; this comes from the coding sequence ATGACCTGGAACAATGAGAACCTGCGCCAATTGGCGGAAAACCACTCCGGATGGGTGGTCGAATCTGAGGGGGATTGCCTCAGTATTTCCAACGATGAAGGCGTCGATGCGTTTGTCTATGTTGGCGAGAAGCAGATAGTTGTAGAGAGCATTCTGTTTCCCGTGAGCCAGGTAGATGATGTGGCAGCGCTCAATGAAATGGTTCTGCAAACACATCAGCTGGTGCCCCTGACAGCCATTGCGATCAAGAATATTGGTGGTGAGAACTACTACGTCGCTTTTGGTGCTCTGTCGGTGTCCAGCAAGGACGAAGTTGTTATCGAGGAGGTTGAGACCCTGTTTTCCAATGTGGGTGACTTCCTGGATTTATTTGCCGATCATTTTGAAACGGAGGGTGTAGCATGA
- a CDS encoding potassium channel family protein codes for MLLYRVRRLLASLFIRANVTTILIAVGSYVFISYWLLKIAGEADIVAGENFFYWLVVTASTVGYGDFSPVTPEGKVVVAAWVIPVGLSLFAMVVTRIGFAVSEFVHRGKKGLRMTNHIDHTVIIGWNGTRTLRLIELLLSKTNGSAAEIVLCVEADIENPMPGKIDFVRVESFSHGESMQRAGLADAARIIIDNPLDDVTLTTALFCDKLSPNSHKTAYFQDENVGELLRAHCPNIECIPSVAVEMLAKSSLDPGSARLHRQLLDSTYGMTQYSVEYRGEKPLPVGELFDHFKRDLSATLIAIRRKGVVKIDVNPGLTDQVTEGDMLYYISAKRLDEKSCFDIKSNEEGVGTCLPN; via the coding sequence GTGCTGCTTTATCGAGTGCGACGCCTTCTGGCGTCGCTTTTCATTCGGGCCAATGTAACCACCATTCTCATAGCTGTAGGCAGCTATGTTTTCATCTCCTATTGGCTGCTCAAAATTGCCGGTGAAGCTGATATTGTCGCGGGCGAGAATTTCTTTTACTGGTTGGTCGTTACCGCATCGACAGTAGGTTACGGCGATTTCTCCCCGGTAACCCCTGAGGGTAAAGTCGTGGTTGCCGCCTGGGTGATCCCAGTGGGCCTCAGCCTGTTTGCCATGGTGGTCACAAGAATTGGCTTTGCGGTTTCAGAATTTGTGCATCGCGGCAAGAAGGGCTTGCGTATGACAAACCATATTGATCACACAGTAATTATCGGTTGGAACGGTACCAGAACGCTCCGCTTGATTGAGTTGCTACTCTCCAAAACAAACGGTAGCGCAGCAGAGATTGTCCTCTGTGTTGAAGCCGATATCGAAAATCCGATGCCGGGTAAGATTGATTTTGTCCGGGTGGAATCGTTTTCCCACGGGGAAAGTATGCAGAGGGCAGGTTTGGCCGATGCCGCTCGAATTATTATCGACAACCCTCTGGATGATGTAACTCTTACAACCGCCTTATTCTGCGACAAGCTCAGCCCGAACAGCCATAAAACGGCTTATTTTCAAGATGAAAATGTGGGTGAATTGCTCCGTGCCCACTGTCCCAATATTGAATGTATTCCCTCTGTCGCTGTAGAGATGTTGGCAAAATCCTCGCTTGACCCCGGTTCCGCAAGGTTGCACCGACAGTTGCTCGATAGCACTTACGGCATGACCCAATATAGCGTTGAATATCGGGGTGAGAAGCCTCTTCCTGTCGGTGAATTATTTGACCATTTTAAGCGGGATCTCTCCGCGACCTTAATTGCGATACGTAGAAAGGGCGTGGTTAAAATTGACGTGAACCCGGGGCTTACCGACCAGGTCACCGAGGGCGACATGCTGTATTATATCTCTGCAAAGCGGCTCGATGAAAAAAGCTGTTTCGATATAAAAAGTAATGAAGAAGGTGTTGGTACATGTTTACCAAACTGA
- a CDS encoding DUF1524 domain-containing protein, whose product MSVRSVSKLFSIAVVFSFSFSAFAASYDRAEWLPKWSDSDRDCQDTRHELLIRYSLSPVTYTRSNHCKVDTGLWLDPYTGGFFVKASDLDVEHIVPLKWAHDHGGADWTRKRKQRFAEDIENLWLVDDGRNQSKGHKGPDKWMPPYGPVKQVYLKRFMAIVDKYGLQLSAGERRKYQSLMADG is encoded by the coding sequence ATGAGCGTTCGGTCAGTTTCTAAGCTTTTTTCCATTGCTGTAGTTTTCTCCTTCAGTTTTTCCGCTTTTGCAGCGTCCTATGATCGGGCGGAGTGGCTGCCCAAGTGGTCTGATTCCGATCGGGATTGCCAGGATACCCGCCATGAGTTGTTAATTCGCTATTCACTGTCCCCGGTAACCTATACCCGCTCCAATCACTGCAAAGTAGACACCGGTTTGTGGCTGGATCCCTACACAGGCGGCTTCTTTGTAAAAGCTTCAGATCTTGATGTGGAACATATTGTGCCTCTGAAGTGGGCGCACGATCACGGGGGAGCTGATTGGACGCGCAAGCGAAAGCAGCGGTTTGCTGAGGACATCGAGAATTTATGGCTGGTTGATGACGGTCGTAACCAAAGTAAAGGCCACAAAGGGCCGGACAAGTGGATGCCGCCCTATGGACCGGTCAAGCAAGTTTACCTCAAGCGGTTTATGGCAATCGTAGATAAGTATGGTCTTCAATTGAGTGCGGGCGAGCGCCGCAAATATCAATCGCTAATGGCGGATGGCTGA
- a CDS encoding YjfK family protein yields the protein MFTKLINKIKGKDAPKVKTPEIMGLRMGASFELDPLAIRLILDELTIESCSPNQIIKAAGVVELDGTWIYRFYTDDDAWLQVIAEGGQRDEHVVDVKLFHFYDTLDVGSEQAWNKLLKSDIGAPSYHLQDRSYSRVWTAAGDYHNPVHMAEKTYDEDGDYSVTDQFTMLFERELSDQQTESLFLSAEEKEEDAGYLSRSLVISTGITLTPSQITIHG from the coding sequence ATGTTTACCAAACTGATAAATAAAATAAAGGGAAAGGACGCTCCAAAGGTCAAGACTCCAGAAATTATGGGCTTGCGAATGGGGGCGAGTTTTGAGCTGGACCCTTTGGCCATTCGTCTGATACTCGATGAACTGACCATTGAATCCTGTTCACCGAACCAGATCATTAAAGCGGCCGGTGTTGTCGAATTAGATGGTACCTGGATTTATCGCTTTTACACTGATGATGATGCCTGGCTGCAAGTGATTGCTGAGGGCGGTCAGCGGGATGAGCATGTTGTCGATGTAAAGTTGTTCCATTTTTACGACACTCTGGATGTCGGTTCGGAGCAGGCTTGGAATAAATTGTTAAAGAGTGATATTGGCGCACCCAGTTATCACCTGCAGGATCGCTCTTATAGCCGTGTATGGACCGCAGCAGGGGATTACCACAACCCAGTGCATATGGCCGAGAAGACTTACGATGAAGATGGTGATTATTCAGTAACGGATCAATTCACCATGCTTTTCGAACGCGAATTGTCTGATCAGCAAACCGAATCCCTTTTTCTCTCAGCTGAAGAGAAAGAAGAGGATGCAGGCTACTTAAGCCGCAGCCTGGTGATTAGCACCGGCATTACTCTGACCCCCTCACAAATAACAATACACGGATAA
- a CDS encoding DUF350 domain-containing protein, translating to MDQPYDLLTGILHFAAYFGLSLVLLIAFKFLYALVTPHDEWKLIREDKNTAAAIGFGGAVLGFAIAVGGAASNSISIVDFAIWALVALIAQLIAFAIIRFGFMPRIVERIEDGEVSAGVMLAATTIAVGVLNAACMSY from the coding sequence ATGGACCAGCCTTATGATTTACTGACTGGTATCTTGCATTTTGCGGCCTACTTTGGCCTGTCGCTGGTACTTTTGATCGCGTTTAAATTTTTATACGCACTGGTGACGCCTCACGATGAGTGGAAGTTGATCCGCGAAGATAAGAATACGGCTGCCGCTATTGGTTTTGGTGGTGCTGTTTTGGGTTTTGCAATTGCCGTTGGTGGTGCTGCAAGTAACTCTATTTCTATTGTCGATTTCGCCATCTGGGCCTTGGTTGCATTGATCGCCCAGTTAATTGCTTTTGCCATTATCCGCTTTGGGTTTATGCCGCGTATTGTTGAGCGCATCGAAGATGGAGAGGTGAGTGCCGGTGTTATGTTGGCTGCAACTACAATCGCTGTTGGCGTATTGAATGCGGCTTGCATGAGCTACTAA
- a CDS encoding DUF6471 domain-containing protein, producing MDHKQSLSNQQALTPYKQAIARYVRASMALKGMRYGDLAQALAERGISMTPENLRSKVSKCMFSADLLAAIIDAMSVEDSAMLEILKQARELQDRGLYAEQEKS from the coding sequence ATGGACCACAAGCAAAGCCTGAGCAACCAGCAAGCATTGACCCCTTACAAGCAGGCAATTGCTCGCTATGTGCGCGCATCAATGGCACTAAAGGGCATGCGTTACGGAGATCTCGCCCAAGCACTGGCCGAGAGAGGAATTTCAATGACACCGGAAAACCTGCGCAGCAAAGTCAGCAAGTGCATGTTTTCAGCAGATCTGCTGGCAGCCATCATCGATGCCATGTCGGTGGAGGACAGCGCCATGCTTGAAATCCTCAAACAGGCCCGTGAGCTGCAAGATCGAGGACTCTATGCCGAGCAGGAGAAAAGCTAA
- a CDS encoding DUF1190 domain-containing protein, producing MKRTKNINLARMRKGGGSNFLLRPLALGVAAALVGCSSDEEVKVVSSVDDCVANTQLDEAQCEAAYQRAVEEAERTGPKYSRLSQCEAEFGSCQETSSGVWMPLMAGFMVGSMLNDRDRHYNYGYYNPVYRYSGSRYRDKLMTADGGIIGDYGRSSYKVDKSATAPKPKVTKTVSRGGFGAVASAKSNWGGGRSSSGGSRGWGG from the coding sequence ATGAAGCGTACCAAGAATATTAACCTGGCAAGGATGCGTAAGGGCGGTGGCTCCAATTTTTTACTGCGCCCACTTGCCTTAGGTGTAGCGGCTGCCCTGGTCGGTTGCTCCTCAGATGAGGAAGTTAAAGTTGTCTCTTCAGTAGATGACTGTGTGGCCAATACCCAGCTGGACGAAGCTCAATGTGAAGCAGCTTATCAGCGCGCGGTTGAGGAAGCGGAGCGCACCGGGCCCAAGTATTCCCGTCTCTCTCAGTGTGAGGCTGAGTTCGGTAGCTGCCAAGAGACCAGTAGCGGCGTCTGGATGCCTCTGATGGCGGGCTTTATGGTTGGCTCCATGCTCAATGACAGGGATCGCCACTATAACTATGGCTACTACAACCCGGTCTACCGCTATTCAGGTTCCCGTTACCGCGACAAGCTGATGACAGCTGACGGCGGCATCATTGGCGATTATGGCCGTTCATCTTATAAGGTGGATAAAAGCGCTACGGCGCCTAAGCCTAAAGTTACCAAAACTGTTTCCCGTGGAGGCTTTGGTGCAGTGGCATCGGCCAAATCCAACTGGGGAGGGGGTCGCTCCAGCAGTGGTGGTTCGCGCGGCTGGGGAGGTTGA
- a CDS encoding PspA/IM30 family protein yields MSLKRIWTALKGAVNEGTEAVADSQSIRILDQELREAKEELKACDENLTKIMAKRKLTESKVQALQADVETYSTHAINASEKGDNELALECAERVTELESQLETERSILDGFLSSESTLKGNITQAKTNVRRMEQQIDQIKATESVQKAQVAVSSRHMGANSKIKTALDSLDRIKNKQEQRAAELEAAEELASEETGSSLDAKLKAAGIKPGGQKSGSDKLAQLLAGREKA; encoded by the coding sequence ATGAGCCTTAAGAGAATTTGGACTGCTTTGAAAGGCGCAGTTAACGAAGGAACAGAAGCAGTAGCGGATAGCCAATCGATTCGTATTCTTGACCAAGAATTACGCGAGGCGAAGGAAGAATTGAAAGCTTGCGATGAAAACCTGACCAAAATCATGGCGAAGCGCAAACTTACTGAGAGTAAGGTCCAAGCGCTGCAAGCCGACGTTGAAACCTATAGCACTCACGCAATCAACGCGAGCGAAAAGGGCGATAACGAACTCGCTCTTGAGTGTGCAGAGCGTGTTACTGAGCTGGAAAGCCAGCTGGAAACTGAGCGCAGCATCCTGGATGGATTCCTGAGTTCAGAGAGCACCCTGAAAGGTAACATTACCCAGGCAAAAACCAATGTGCGCCGTATGGAGCAGCAGATTGACCAGATCAAAGCGACTGAGTCTGTTCAGAAAGCACAGGTAGCGGTTTCTTCCCGCCACATGGGTGCGAACAGCAAGATCAAAACAGCGCTGGACAGCCTGGATCGCATCAAAAACAAGCAGGAGCAGCGTGCTGCTGAGCTTGAAGCTGCGGAAGAGCTGGCTTCAGAGGAAACCGGTTCCAGCCTGGATGCCAAGCTGAAAGCGGCGGGCATCAAGCCCGGCGGCCAGAAAAGTGGCAGCGATAAGTTGGCTCAACTGTTAGCGGGCCGCGAAAAGGCTTAA
- a CDS encoding AAA domain-containing protein: MDAYRKERRLIYGCLFICGNYALQSGLSAKRKLCAPLLYFPAKLHFDEDCFVEINSANIHVNLPVLRQLLKPDVESSITDSFPVLASPLSSTQLADVGRWLTHYTILENVEELGRWPNLSGKAAVESASKGAQLSLVSAGAVILADRSRGSRGVLHELQLLGREKRLSPPLQALLGECHWETAQKACEPDMLPGLLSGAQEGALENAARFPLSLVSGPPGTGKSFTIAAMVLDRVLHGESVLVVSKNQQALDVVRDKLRDEYGLTQGYVHREERGFIPSLKAHLDRLLKEGVELPERKPAQVKRELKRAYRALRGLEKRFSKELGLARAVSVGRFAQWVARHAWSFFANRLSVKSLWQSQGAIDDCRRNFESLASQYLNTYRRDTLHRLLEKNRGTLSQFNQALRSRTSKVQAERFAQTDMRVVMQAFPIWLVEADELNEVLPLSPAMFDLVVFDEATQCDIASSLPALFRAERAVIVGDSKQLRHVSFLSRNRQQSIWQGVVKDAGVPPKLSYRDQSLLDLASDVIPTQQAVVMLDEHFRSHPELIAFSNHAFYSGRLKVMRARPKPLPESALEFYQLPGRRRKNGRNTVERDWVIAQLKAHFERYADAAIRPSVGVLSPYRDQADYLEGELIKVFSSQKLQSFSVRVATPYGFQGEERDLMLISMAIDSQSLRAASYLNRADVFNVAITRAKEKQLVALSIEPQALPTDHLLRQYVEFPHSVGSHLQGDEIVCRFASEVSHLLTQHEIPHWVGFPVAGQIVDVVCAVSGRFIGIDLIGYPGDYESYFSVKVYKALYRAGIPVFPLPYINWLKDRQGCIEQLLTILQQEGKSACI, translated from the coding sequence GTGGATGCTTACCGAAAGGAGCGGCGGCTGATTTATGGTTGCCTGTTTATTTGTGGTAACTACGCTCTCCAATCTGGACTAAGTGCAAAGCGCAAGCTCTGTGCACCACTACTTTATTTTCCCGCCAAGCTACATTTTGATGAGGATTGTTTTGTAGAGATCAACTCTGCAAACATTCACGTTAATCTCCCTGTTTTACGTCAACTGCTTAAACCTGATGTTGAGTCCTCCATAACAGATAGTTTCCCGGTGCTTGCTTCGCCACTGTCTTCGACACAGCTGGCTGACGTCGGTCGCTGGCTAACCCATTACACTATTTTGGAAAATGTGGAGGAATTGGGGCGCTGGCCTAACCTGAGTGGTAAGGCAGCTGTTGAAAGTGCATCGAAGGGTGCTCAGTTGTCCTTGGTCTCGGCGGGTGCGGTAATTCTTGCGGATAGATCAAGGGGCTCTCGTGGAGTACTGCACGAATTACAACTTTTAGGCAGGGAAAAAAGATTATCTCCTCCGTTACAGGCATTGCTGGGAGAGTGCCACTGGGAAACGGCACAGAAAGCGTGTGAGCCGGATATGCTGCCAGGTCTGTTGAGTGGGGCTCAGGAGGGGGCACTGGAAAATGCGGCTCGCTTTCCTCTTAGCCTTGTTTCAGGTCCGCCCGGTACGGGAAAGAGTTTTACGATCGCCGCTATGGTTCTCGATCGAGTGCTGCATGGTGAAAGTGTTTTGGTGGTATCGAAAAACCAGCAAGCATTGGATGTGGTGCGGGATAAATTGCGAGATGAGTACGGACTGACTCAGGGGTATGTACATCGAGAGGAGCGGGGTTTTATCCCCAGCTTAAAAGCTCATCTGGATAGGCTGCTGAAAGAGGGGGTGGAACTTCCAGAGAGAAAGCCTGCCCAGGTGAAGAGGGAACTGAAGAGGGCTTATCGAGCCTTGAGGGGCTTGGAGAAGCGCTTCTCCAAAGAGCTGGGATTGGCGCGCGCTGTTAGTGTAGGTCGATTTGCTCAGTGGGTAGCGCGACATGCCTGGAGCTTCTTTGCAAATCGATTGAGTGTTAAAAGTCTGTGGCAATCACAAGGTGCGATTGATGATTGTCGGCGCAACTTTGAAAGTCTGGCAAGTCAGTATTTGAATACTTATCGCCGCGATACATTGCACAGACTGCTGGAAAAGAATCGGGGTACCCTGAGCCAATTCAATCAAGCCTTGCGATCTCGAACTTCAAAAGTACAGGCGGAGCGCTTTGCCCAAACTGATATGCGGGTGGTAATGCAGGCGTTCCCCATATGGCTGGTGGAGGCAGATGAACTCAATGAAGTGCTGCCGTTATCGCCCGCCATGTTCGATTTGGTAGTCTTTGATGAGGCAACCCAGTGTGATATTGCGAGTTCACTGCCGGCTCTGTTTCGAGCTGAGCGGGCAGTGATTGTCGGTGACAGTAAACAACTGCGGCATGTTTCATTTCTTTCCCGCAACCGGCAGCAAAGTATCTGGCAGGGAGTGGTAAAAGATGCCGGGGTGCCGCCAAAACTGAGCTATAGGGATCAATCACTTTTGGATTTGGCTTCAGACGTGATTCCCACTCAACAAGCTGTTGTGATGCTGGATGAGCACTTTCGCAGCCATCCAGAGCTGATCGCATTCAGTAACCATGCTTTTTACTCCGGCCGCTTGAAAGTTATGAGGGCCAGGCCCAAACCATTACCAGAGTCGGCGCTAGAATTTTATCAACTTCCAGGGCGCCGGAGAAAAAATGGGAGAAACACTGTAGAGCGCGACTGGGTTATTGCGCAATTGAAAGCGCATTTCGAGCGCTATGCCGATGCTGCAATTCGGCCGTCGGTCGGTGTTTTGTCTCCCTATCGGGATCAGGCCGATTATTTGGAAGGGGAGTTGATTAAGGTCTTCTCCTCTCAGAAGTTACAGAGTTTTTCTGTACGCGTTGCCACGCCCTATGGTTTTCAAGGAGAGGAGCGAGATTTAATGCTTATCTCCATGGCTATTGATAGTCAATCGTTGCGGGCAGCCAGCTACTTAAACCGGGCGGATGTGTTTAATGTTGCAATTACCAGGGCAAAAGAAAAGCAGTTGGTTGCGTTGTCGATTGAGCCCCAAGCTCTCCCTACGGATCATCTCTTGCGTCAATATGTTGAGTTTCCACACTCCGTTGGCAGTCATTTGCAGGGTGATGAAATCGTATGTCGTTTTGCGAGTGAAGTTAGCCATTTATTAACCCAGCACGAAATTCCCCATTGGGTAGGCTTTCCTGTGGCTGGGCAGATTGTAGATGTGGTTTGTGCTGTGAGCGGGCGTTTTATCGGTATTGACCTGATTGGGTATCCCGGCGACTACGAGTCTTACTTTAGTGTAAAGGTCTACAAGGCATTGTATCGGGCGGGCATTCCGGTCTTTCCCCTGCCGTATATTAACTGGCTAAAAGACCGGCAGGGCTGCATCGAGCAGTTATTGACGATCCTTCAGCAGGAAGGAAAAAGTGCCTGTATCTGA
- a CDS encoding glutathionylspermidine synthase family protein has product MLRLPIGERPRWQERAQEFGFHFHTMYGEPYWDESAYYQFSLEQIEKHIEDPTEEIHQMCLDVVARVLEDEELLRRFCIPEQHWDFVRTSWRNGDPSLYSRLDFAYSGQGPAKLYENNADTPTSLYETGFWQWLWLQDNVDRRSLPLQSDQFNSLQEKLVNRFHDLQFLTPGRELHFACCKDTEEDRGTVQYLQDCASEAGINNHFVFIEDIGRDEVGQFTDLNDQVITWMFKLYPWEFMLREEFGTLLAGSNVRWLEPPWKAIISNKALLPMLWKLFPEHPNLLPSFLRMSWTRLRISRS; this is encoded by the coding sequence GTGCTGAGGTTGCCGATTGGTGAGCGCCCGCGTTGGCAAGAGCGAGCGCAGGAGTTTGGGTTTCACTTCCATACCATGTATGGCGAACCCTACTGGGATGAAAGCGCCTACTATCAATTCTCTTTGGAGCAGATAGAAAAGCACATTGAAGATCCCACTGAAGAAATTCACCAGATGTGCCTGGATGTCGTTGCCCGTGTGCTAGAGGATGAGGAGTTGCTGAGGCGGTTCTGTATACCCGAGCAGCACTGGGACTTTGTGCGAACATCCTGGCGTAACGGCGACCCCAGTCTCTATTCTCGCCTGGACTTTGCCTATTCCGGACAGGGGCCGGCAAAGCTCTATGAGAACAATGCTGATACTCCCACTTCTCTGTATGAAACCGGCTTCTGGCAGTGGTTGTGGCTGCAGGACAATGTCGATCGCAGGTCTCTGCCGCTACAGTCTGATCAGTTCAATAGCCTGCAGGAAAAGCTGGTTAACCGCTTCCATGATTTACAGTTCCTGACCCCGGGGCGGGAGTTGCATTTCGCCTGCTGTAAAGATACGGAAGAGGACCGGGGCACGGTTCAATATTTACAGGATTGTGCCTCCGAAGCGGGGATCAATAATCATTTTGTCTTTATCGAAGATATTGGTCGGGATGAAGTGGGTCAGTTTACCGATTTGAATGATCAGGTAATTACCTGGATGTTTAAGCTGTACCCATGGGAATTTATGCTCCGCGAGGAGTTCGGGACCCTGTTGGCAGGAAGTAATGTCCGTTGGTTGGAACCGCCCTGGAAGGCGATTATTTCCAATAAGGCGCTTCTGCCAATGTTGTGGAAGCTTTTTCCAGAGCACCCGAATCTCCTTCCCTCTTTTTTGAGGATGAGCTGGACAAGGCTGCGGATTTCCCGGAGTTAG